Proteins co-encoded in one Chitinophagales bacterium genomic window:
- a CDS encoding M23 family metallopeptidase yields the protein MELSDKQIDWIARDLQQRGLTYHPLKGELLDHICCAIESKHTNGETFEVTYQEVIAAFGVEGIKHIQTETLHLLTHKKYIMRRLTALTATTFMAIVVFLTFNMYAQNAPSMHPLGKEVKVTSHFGMRMHPFLKKEAFHKGIDFKAALGTPIYATADGEVKAVIEDKEGHGNHLILQHDSEYKTVYANLSGFAVEAGVMVKKGQLIAYSGNSGASTAPHLHYEVLKNEEPVDPLDFF from the coding sequence ATGGAACTTTCTGATAAACAAATAGACTGGATAGCGAGGGATTTGCAGCAGAGAGGTTTGACGTATCATCCATTGAAGGGTGAACTGCTTGACCACATCTGTTGTGCCATTGAATCGAAACACACAAATGGTGAAACTTTTGAAGTCACTTACCAAGAGGTGATAGCAGCATTTGGTGTTGAAGGAATAAAACATATTCAAACGGAAACACTTCATTTATTAACACATAAAAAATACATCATGCGAAGATTAACAGCATTGACTGCCACAACATTTATGGCGATTGTAGTTTTCTTGACTTTCAATATGTATGCTCAAAATGCACCGAGTATGCACCCTCTTGGTAAAGAGGTGAAAGTGACGAGTCATTTTGGAATGAGGATGCACCCTTTTTTGAAGAAAGAAGCCTTTCATAAAGGTATTGACTTCAAAGCAGCTTTAGGAACACCCATTTATGCAACAGCTGATGGGGAGGTGAAGGCAGTTATTGAAGACAAGGAAGGACATGGTAATCACTTGATTTTACAACACGATTCAGAATACAAAACAGTGTATGCCAACTTATCAGGTTTTGCTGTTGAGGCAGGTGTGATGGTTAAAAAAGGGCAGTTGATAGCGTATTCAGGTAATTCAGGAGCTTCTACTGCACCGCATTTACACTATGAAGTTTTGAAAAACGAGGAGCCTGTTGATCCGCTTGATTTCTTTTGA
- a CDS encoding PadR family transcriptional regulator, giving the protein MYSKELLKGTLRTIVLKLLAEQGRMYGYQITQEVKTRTKDEIVLTEGALYPTLHKLEAEGLLVTEEVFIGKRVRKYYRLTETGKVAVVDKVQEFADFVKTMQKLLEFKLEVS; this is encoded by the coding sequence ATGTATTCAAAAGAACTACTCAAAGGAACACTTCGAACGATTGTTTTAAAGCTACTTGCCGAACAAGGTCGCATGTATGGCTACCAAATTACACAAGAGGTAAAAACCCGCACCAAAGACGAAATTGTATTGACCGAAGGTGCATTGTATCCCACTTTGCACAAACTGGAAGCAGAAGGATTGTTGGTAACAGAGGAGGTTTTTATCGGTAAACGAGTTCGTAAATATTACCGATTGACAGAAACGGGCAAAGTTGCGGTAGTCGATAAAGTTCAGGAATTTGCAGATTTTGTGAAGACCATGCAAAAGTTACTGGAGTTTAAATTGGAAGTCAGTTGA
- the hisH gene encoding imidazole glycerol phosphate synthase subunit HisH yields the protein MITIINYNAGNVQSVLFAMQRLGIEAVLTDDLEVIRASDKVIFPGVGEASTTMQNLRSKGLDQLIPDLKQPVLGICLGMQLLCDYSEEGDTKCLGVFPQKVVKFEPKLKVPHIGWNSIYGLQNPLFHAALESEYVYFVHSYYVEKGFYTIAECDYITPFSAAIRKDNFFATQFHPEKSGKVGEEILKNFLEL from the coding sequence TTGCGATGCAGCGATTAGGTATTGAGGCGGTTTTGACAGATGATTTGGAGGTGATTCGAGCATCGGATAAGGTGATTTTTCCAGGCGTTGGAGAAGCAAGCACAACAATGCAAAACCTGCGGTCGAAAGGTTTAGACCAATTGATTCCCGATTTGAAGCAGCCCGTTTTGGGGATTTGCTTGGGAATGCAGTTGTTGTGTGACTATTCGGAGGAAGGAGATACGAAATGTTTGGGCGTATTTCCGCAAAAAGTGGTCAAATTTGAACCCAAATTGAAGGTGCCACATATTGGATGGAACAGTATTTATGGGCTTCAAAATCCATTGTTTCACGCTGCATTGGAGTCGGAGTATGTATATTTTGTACACAGTTATTATGTCGAAAAGGGGTTTTACACCATTGCAGAATGTGACTACATCACCCCTTTTAGTGCTGCGATTCGCAAGGACAATTTTTTTGCTACTCAATTTCACCCCGAAAAATCTGGCAAAGTAGGAGAGGAGATATTGAAGAATTTTTTAGAGCTCTAA